The sequence TCGACGACGGGCGGATGCCGCCGTTGACGAGCTCCATGGCCAGCTCGCCGGCGCGGAAGGCCGCATCCAGCTTGGCGGGATCGGTTGCCGGGATGCTGTTGAGCCCACCGGGCGAGATGCCGAGGAACTCGAGCGCGGTGCTCATCGTGTTGGCCGTGAACTGGCCGCCGCACGCACCCGGACCGGGGCACGACAGATCCTCGATCTCGCGCAGCTCCTCGAGCGAGATCTTGCCGGCGCGGTACGCGCCGATGGCCTCGAAGACGGTCACGACCGTCGCGTCGCGCTTCCCGCGCAGGACGCCGGGGTTGATCGTGCCGTTGTAGAGGGCGAGCCCCGGCAGATCCAGGCGGGCCAGCGCCATCGTGGCGCCGGGCAGCGTCTTGTCGCAGCCGACCAGGCACACGAGGCCGTCGAAGAGGTGCCCGCGCGCGACGAGCTCGATCGAGTCGGCGATGACCTCGCGCGAGACGAGCGAGGCCTTCATGCCCTCGGTGCCCATGCTGACACCGTCGCTGACGGCGATGGTGTTGAACTCCATCGGCGTGCCGCCCGCGGCCCGGATCCCCTCCTTGACGCGCACCGCCAGCTCGCGCTGGTTGTAGTTGCACGGCATGGTCTCGATCCAGGTCGTCCCCACGCCGATGATCGGCTTCGCCAGATCCTCGTCGGTGAAGCCGATGGCCTTGAGCATGGCTCGCGCTGCCGCGCGGTCGGGTCCGTCGAGCAGGACGCGCGAGTGCTCGCGCGGGTCGTGGGGGATGGTGTCCTGCGCCATCAGGCCGCCGTCGCGTGAATCGGCGATATCGTCTCAGCCCACGCGTCGAGCGGCTCGTGCCGCCCTCGCAGCTGAAGGTGGCGGGCGACCAGCTGGGTGGTGGCCACCCCGGCGGCCGCTGCCGTTTCGGCGCTCATGAGCAGCTCGCCGCCGGCCGCTTCCGATCCCAGCCGGCTGGCCGTGTTGACTGCATCGCCGAGCGCGGTGAAGTCGAGGACGTCGTTGACGCCGCCGACGAACCCCACCCACGCCGTGCCGGTGTGAACGCCGACGCCGACTGGAACCTCCACGTTGCGCAGGATGCTCCTGCCGGCTTCCACCGCCGCGCTGGCATGGTCGCCGCCGGCGAAGCCCGGAATGAAGAGGGCCATGATCCCGTCGCCGAGGAGCTTCTCGACCAGGCCGCCGGGACCGCGAATGGCGTTGCTCGCCGTGCGCACGTACCGTCCGACCGCATCCGAGTACGCCGCGGCGGACATCGCCTCGGCCATGGCGGTCGACCCGCGAATGTCGGCGAAGAGTGCGCTGATCTCGAGCTCGGCGCCACCGGGATGCTTCGCGGCCTGCCGGAAGCAGTTGTTGCAGAGCTGCGGGTTGCGCGGATAGCGTCCGAAGCCGAGGAACTGCACGATCGCGCCCCCCAGCCCTGCGTACGGCGACAGGCAGAGCTTGCATCGCGGGTCGGCCGGCACGTGTCGGAAGAATCCCCGCATCCGCGCGAGCGACGGATGAACGCCGAGCAGCAGGTCACGCCACTCCGCGTTCGTCTCTGCTGCGGGCTCGGGGGACTGCTCGGTGTTCATGCCCGTAGCGTAGCGCGCTGGGACAGGCCCTTGACGCGTCGGCTAGGGTCGCAGGCACCGATGAGTACTCCGGACCCCGAACGCCCACGCCCGCGAACGATCGTCGAGAAGATCTGGGACGACCACGTCGTGGTGCGGGGCGCCGATGGTGCGCCCGACGTCCTGGGCGTGGACCTTCACCTCGTTCACGAGGTCACGAGCCCGCAGGCGTTCGATGG comes from Longimicrobiaceae bacterium and encodes:
- a CDS encoding adenylate/guanylate cyclase domain-containing protein: MNTEQSPEPAAETNAEWRDLLLGVHPSLARMRGFFRHVPADPRCKLCLSPYAGLGGAIVQFLGFGRYPRNPQLCNNCFRQAAKHPGGAELEISALFADIRGSTAMAEAMSAAAYSDAVGRYVRTASNAIRGPGGLVEKLLGDGIMALFIPGFAGGDHASAAVEAGRSILRNVEVPVGVGVHTGTAWVGFVGGVNDVLDFTALGDAVNTASRLGSEAAGGELLMSAETAAAAGVATTQLVARHLQLRGRHEPLDAWAETISPIHATAA